The following are encoded together in the Oreochromis niloticus isolate F11D_XX linkage group LG12, O_niloticus_UMD_NMBU, whole genome shotgun sequence genome:
- the znf366 gene encoding zinc finger protein 366 isoform X4 encodes MLSVDRRLIVRRVAVRAGGREERHRKKMEKDRVSISPRRSPSLREELRQTSQRSFYLSPAPLFIQPPKFSPARYPSISPTRDAYSAFSPPVFFPMLGPSYTLKEGSQKRKRTPLKVDGDEGGESPEKEAEEAEESSSKKTVDLSHIPFSLPPRPFPSPSPKPIPGMIELNSLQLQHRPPDVNFPVQVKQEPLSPSPIWPPSPLLLHPPYFPPLHHSLLPYPFFMPGPIMHHPPGGFYPREDLRSSHGAREGAPRSGTSSAEKLGLNVHVDDSYYVDVGGDQKRWKCRMCEKSYTSKYNLVTHILGHNGIKPHGCHLCGKLFKQLSHLHTHLLTHQGMRPHKCQVCHKAFTQTSHLKRHMMQHSDVKPYSCSVCGRGFAYPSELRAHELKHEKGQENVCVECGLDFPTLAQLKRHLTVHRGPTLYRCTECQKTFQYPSQLQNHMMKHKDIRPYICSECGMEFIQSHHLKQHTLTHKLCGKEFNRMHNLMGHMHLHSDSKPFKCLYCQSKFTLKGNLTRHMKVKHGVMDRGLDERLFRQRGRFCLTTPMDLLTHFSQEEPFDLSQKPPGLPSLRLSQSDGESVPGSSCQEEEDEESLYRRSQYSPEVDHHEPAGDQYIPELEERRQGSPGEPREGKRQKQQKYQESLEDETFERESVAEGQSKVPRCNKAQLLESETSCESDAELGEQVCRQKMVRRQSYEYDSEEEAHQQEVDEPEQRKEKLDNFHKAIDVEETNKYERIAQRVYRSNGEEDKHEEK; translated from the exons ATGCTATCCGTGGACAGGCGGCTCATTGTCAGGAGAGTTGCAGTgcgagcaggagggagagaagaGAGGCACAG AAAGAAGATGGAAAAAGATAGAGTAAGCATCTCACCACGAAGAAGTCCTTCCCTCCGAGAAGAGCTAAGACAAACATCTCAGCGCAGCTTCTACCTAAGCCCAGCTCCACTCTTTATTCAGCCCCCCAAATTTTCTCCTGCTAGATATCCCAGCATATCACCCACCAGAGATGCCTACAGTGCATTTAGTCCACCCGTTTTCTTTCCCATGCTTGGCCCCAGTTACACCCTCAAAGAAGGATCCCAAAAACGCAAAAGGACTCCCTTAAAAGTAGATGGCGACGAGGGAGGTGAATCTCCTGAGAAGGAGGCAGAGGAGGCAGAAGAAAGCAGCAGTAAGAAGACAGTGGACCTGTCGCACATTCCCTTCTCCCTCCCACCTCGCCCTTTTCCCTCTCCATCTCCAAAACCCATCCCTGGCATGATCGAGCTCAACAGCCTGCAGCTTCAACACAGACCTCCAGATGTGAATTTTCCTGTGCAGGTAAAACAGGAGCCACTCAGTCCTTCCCCCATCTGGCCACCCTCTCCTCTGCTTCTTCACCCTCCCTACTTCCCACCTCTCCACCACAGCCTTCTCCCATACCCCTTCTTCATGCCTGGTCCTATCATGCACCACCCCCCTGGTGGTTTCTACCCCAGAGAGGACCTCCGCTCCAGTCATGGCGCCCGTGAAGGAGCTCCTCGAAGTGGTACGAGCAGCGCTGAGAAGCTCGGTCTCAATGTTCACGTAGATGACAGCTACTATGTGGACGTTGGCGGAGACCAGAAGAGATGGAAGTGTCGAATGTGTGAGAAGTCCTACACATCCAAGTATAACCTGGTCACACACATCCTGGGTCACAACGGCATCAAGCCACATGGATGTCACCTGTGTGGGAAGCTATTTAAGCAGCTGAGCCACCTGCATACACACCTACTCACACACCAGGGAATGAGACCCCACAAGTGCCAGGTGTGCCACAAGGCCTTCACCCAGACCAGCCACCTGAAGAGACACATGATGCAGCACAGTGATGTGAAGCCATACAG CTGCAGTGTGTGCGGTCGAGGTTTCGCTTATCCCAGCGAGCTTCGAGCCCACGAGCTGAAGCATGAAAAAGGTCAGGAGAATGTATGTGTGGAGTGTGGTCTAGACTTCCCCACACTGGCACAGCTAAAGAGGCACCTGACCGTCCACCGAGGTCCCACATTGTACAG gtgtacAGAGTGCCAGAAGACTTTCCAGTATCCCAGTCAGCTTCAGAACCACATgatgaaacacaaagacatcagaCCGTACATCTGCAGTGAGTGTGGGATGGAGTTCATCCAGTCGCACCACCTGAAACAGCACACGCTCACTCATAAA CTTTGTGGGAAAGAATTCAACAGGATGCACAACCTAATGGGCCACATGCATCTCCACTCAGACAGCAAACCCTTCAAATGCCTATACTGCCAGAGCAAGTTCACACTGAAGGGGAACCTCACCAGACACATGAAGGTTAAACATGGTGTCATGGACAGAGGCCTGGATGAGAGAC TATTCAGGCAAAGAGGGCGTTTCTGTCTGACCACCCCAATGGACCTCCTCACCCACTTCAGCCAAGAGGAACCGTTTGACCTCTCCCAGAAACCCCCGGGTCTGCCCAGCCTACGTCTCTCCCAGTCTGATGGTGAGAGCGTCCcgggaagctcctgtcaggaggaggaggatgaggagagtTTGTACAGAAGGAGCCAGTACAGCCCTGAAGTAGACCACCACGAGCCAGCAGGTGATCAGTACATCCCTGAGCTGGAGGAAAGAAGGCAGGGATCCCCTGGTGAACCGAGGGAAGGCAAGAGACAGAAACAGCAGAAGTACCAGGAAAGTTTAGAGGATGAGACGTTTGAGAGGGAGTCGGTAGCAGAAGGTCAATCTAAAGTTCCCAGATGTAACAAGGCGCAGCTATTGGAGTCCGAGACATCCTGTGAATCAGATGCAGAATTAGGTGAGCAGGTGTGTCGCCAAAAAATGGTCCGTAGACAGTCCTATGAATATGACTCAGAAGAAGAAGCACATCAGCAAGAGGTAGATGAACCAgagcagagaaaagaaaagttgGATAACTTTCACAAGGCCATCGATGTGGAAGAGACAAACAAATACGAGCGCATTGCTCAAAGAGTTTACAGGTCAAATGGTGAAGAAGACAAACATGAAGAAAAGTGA
- the znf366 gene encoding zinc finger protein 366 isoform X1 codes for MLSVDRRLIVRRVAVRAGGREERHRKKMEKDRVSISPRRSPSLREELRQTSQRSFYLSPAPLFIQPPKFSPARYPSISPTRDAYSAFSPPVFFPMLGPSYTLKEGSQKRKRTPLKVDGDEGGESPEKEAEEAEESSSKKTVDLSHIPFSLPPRPFPSPSPKPIPGMIELNSLQLQHRPPDVNFPVQVKQEPLSPSPIWPPSPLLLHPPYFPPLHHSLLPYPFFMPGPIMHHPPGGFYPREDLRSSHGAREGAPRSGTSSAEKLGLNVHVDDSYYVDVGGDQKRWKCRMCEKSYTSKYNLVTHILGHNGIKPHGCHLCGKLFKQLSHLHTHLLTHQGMRPHKCQVCHKAFTQTSHLKRHMMQHSDVKPYSCSVCGRGFAYPSELRAHELKHEKGQENVCVECGLDFPTLAQLKRHLTVHRGPTLYRCTECQKTFQYPSQLQNHMMKHKDIRPYICSECGMEFIQSHHLKQHTLTHKGVKEHKCRICGREFTLLANMKRHVLIHTNIRAYQCHMCFKSFVQKQTLKAHMIVHSDIKPYKCKLCGKEFNRMHNLMGHMHLHSDSKPFKCLYCQSKFTLKGNLTRHMKVKHGVMDRGLDERLFRQRGRFCLTTPMDLLTHFSQEEPFDLSQKPPGLPSLRLSQSDGESVPGSSCQEEEDEESLYRRSQYSPEVDHHEPAGDQYIPELEERRQGSPGEPREGKRQKQQKYQESLEDETFERESVAEGQSKVPRCNKAQLLESETSCESDAELGEQVCRQKMVRRQSYEYDSEEEAHQQEVDEPEQRKEKLDNFHKAIDVEETNKYERIAQRVYRSNGEEDKHEEK; via the exons ATGCTATCCGTGGACAGGCGGCTCATTGTCAGGAGAGTTGCAGTgcgagcaggagggagagaagaGAGGCACAG AAAGAAGATGGAAAAAGATAGAGTAAGCATCTCACCACGAAGAAGTCCTTCCCTCCGAGAAGAGCTAAGACAAACATCTCAGCGCAGCTTCTACCTAAGCCCAGCTCCACTCTTTATTCAGCCCCCCAAATTTTCTCCTGCTAGATATCCCAGCATATCACCCACCAGAGATGCCTACAGTGCATTTAGTCCACCCGTTTTCTTTCCCATGCTTGGCCCCAGTTACACCCTCAAAGAAGGATCCCAAAAACGCAAAAGGACTCCCTTAAAAGTAGATGGCGACGAGGGAGGTGAATCTCCTGAGAAGGAGGCAGAGGAGGCAGAAGAAAGCAGCAGTAAGAAGACAGTGGACCTGTCGCACATTCCCTTCTCCCTCCCACCTCGCCCTTTTCCCTCTCCATCTCCAAAACCCATCCCTGGCATGATCGAGCTCAACAGCCTGCAGCTTCAACACAGACCTCCAGATGTGAATTTTCCTGTGCAGGTAAAACAGGAGCCACTCAGTCCTTCCCCCATCTGGCCACCCTCTCCTCTGCTTCTTCACCCTCCCTACTTCCCACCTCTCCACCACAGCCTTCTCCCATACCCCTTCTTCATGCCTGGTCCTATCATGCACCACCCCCCTGGTGGTTTCTACCCCAGAGAGGACCTCCGCTCCAGTCATGGCGCCCGTGAAGGAGCTCCTCGAAGTGGTACGAGCAGCGCTGAGAAGCTCGGTCTCAATGTTCACGTAGATGACAGCTACTATGTGGACGTTGGCGGAGACCAGAAGAGATGGAAGTGTCGAATGTGTGAGAAGTCCTACACATCCAAGTATAACCTGGTCACACACATCCTGGGTCACAACGGCATCAAGCCACATGGATGTCACCTGTGTGGGAAGCTATTTAAGCAGCTGAGCCACCTGCATACACACCTACTCACACACCAGGGAATGAGACCCCACAAGTGCCAGGTGTGCCACAAGGCCTTCACCCAGACCAGCCACCTGAAGAGACACATGATGCAGCACAGTGATGTGAAGCCATACAG CTGCAGTGTGTGCGGTCGAGGTTTCGCTTATCCCAGCGAGCTTCGAGCCCACGAGCTGAAGCATGAAAAAGGTCAGGAGAATGTATGTGTGGAGTGTGGTCTAGACTTCCCCACACTGGCACAGCTAAAGAGGCACCTGACCGTCCACCGAGGTCCCACATTGTACAG gtgtacAGAGTGCCAGAAGACTTTCCAGTATCCCAGTCAGCTTCAGAACCACATgatgaaacacaaagacatcagaCCGTACATCTGCAGTGAGTGTGGGATGGAGTTCATCCAGTCGCACCACCTGAAACAGCACACGCTCACTCATAAA GGGGTGAAGGAGCACAAGTGTCGCATCTGTGGTCGTGAATTCACCCTGTTGGCCAACATGAAGCGTCACGTCCTCATCCACACCAACATTCGGGCCTACCAGTGCCACATGTGCTTTAAGAGTTTCGTCCAGAAACAGACTCTGAAGGCTCACATGATCGTCCACTCGGACATCAAGCCCTATAAATGCAAG CTTTGTGGGAAAGAATTCAACAGGATGCACAACCTAATGGGCCACATGCATCTCCACTCAGACAGCAAACCCTTCAAATGCCTATACTGCCAGAGCAAGTTCACACTGAAGGGGAACCTCACCAGACACATGAAGGTTAAACATGGTGTCATGGACAGAGGCCTGGATGAGAGAC TATTCAGGCAAAGAGGGCGTTTCTGTCTGACCACCCCAATGGACCTCCTCACCCACTTCAGCCAAGAGGAACCGTTTGACCTCTCCCAGAAACCCCCGGGTCTGCCCAGCCTACGTCTCTCCCAGTCTGATGGTGAGAGCGTCCcgggaagctcctgtcaggaggaggaggatgaggagagtTTGTACAGAAGGAGCCAGTACAGCCCTGAAGTAGACCACCACGAGCCAGCAGGTGATCAGTACATCCCTGAGCTGGAGGAAAGAAGGCAGGGATCCCCTGGTGAACCGAGGGAAGGCAAGAGACAGAAACAGCAGAAGTACCAGGAAAGTTTAGAGGATGAGACGTTTGAGAGGGAGTCGGTAGCAGAAGGTCAATCTAAAGTTCCCAGATGTAACAAGGCGCAGCTATTGGAGTCCGAGACATCCTGTGAATCAGATGCAGAATTAGGTGAGCAGGTGTGTCGCCAAAAAATGGTCCGTAGACAGTCCTATGAATATGACTCAGAAGAAGAAGCACATCAGCAAGAGGTAGATGAACCAgagcagagaaaagaaaagttgGATAACTTTCACAAGGCCATCGATGTGGAAGAGACAAACAAATACGAGCGCATTGCTCAAAGAGTTTACAGGTCAAATGGTGAAGAAGACAAACATGAAGAAAAGTGA
- the znf366 gene encoding zinc finger protein 366 isoform X2, translated as MKANARKKMEKDRVSISPRRSPSLREELRQTSQRSFYLSPAPLFIQPPKFSPARYPSISPTRDAYSAFSPPVFFPMLGPSYTLKEGSQKRKRTPLKVDGDEGGESPEKEAEEAEESSSKKTVDLSHIPFSLPPRPFPSPSPKPIPGMIELNSLQLQHRPPDVNFPVQVKQEPLSPSPIWPPSPLLLHPPYFPPLHHSLLPYPFFMPGPIMHHPPGGFYPREDLRSSHGAREGAPRSGTSSAEKLGLNVHVDDSYYVDVGGDQKRWKCRMCEKSYTSKYNLVTHILGHNGIKPHGCHLCGKLFKQLSHLHTHLLTHQGMRPHKCQVCHKAFTQTSHLKRHMMQHSDVKPYSCSVCGRGFAYPSELRAHELKHEKGQENVCVECGLDFPTLAQLKRHLTVHRGPTLYRCTECQKTFQYPSQLQNHMMKHKDIRPYICSECGMEFIQSHHLKQHTLTHKGVKEHKCRICGREFTLLANMKRHVLIHTNIRAYQCHMCFKSFVQKQTLKAHMIVHSDIKPYKCKLCGKEFNRMHNLMGHMHLHSDSKPFKCLYCQSKFTLKGNLTRHMKVKHGVMDRGLDERLFRQRGRFCLTTPMDLLTHFSQEEPFDLSQKPPGLPSLRLSQSDGESVPGSSCQEEEDEESLYRRSQYSPEVDHHEPAGDQYIPELEERRQGSPGEPREGKRQKQQKYQESLEDETFERESVAEGQSKVPRCNKAQLLESETSCESDAELGEQVCRQKMVRRQSYEYDSEEEAHQQEVDEPEQRKEKLDNFHKAIDVEETNKYERIAQRVYRSNGEEDKHEEK; from the exons ATGAAAGCAAATGCGAG AAAGAAGATGGAAAAAGATAGAGTAAGCATCTCACCACGAAGAAGTCCTTCCCTCCGAGAAGAGCTAAGACAAACATCTCAGCGCAGCTTCTACCTAAGCCCAGCTCCACTCTTTATTCAGCCCCCCAAATTTTCTCCTGCTAGATATCCCAGCATATCACCCACCAGAGATGCCTACAGTGCATTTAGTCCACCCGTTTTCTTTCCCATGCTTGGCCCCAGTTACACCCTCAAAGAAGGATCCCAAAAACGCAAAAGGACTCCCTTAAAAGTAGATGGCGACGAGGGAGGTGAATCTCCTGAGAAGGAGGCAGAGGAGGCAGAAGAAAGCAGCAGTAAGAAGACAGTGGACCTGTCGCACATTCCCTTCTCCCTCCCACCTCGCCCTTTTCCCTCTCCATCTCCAAAACCCATCCCTGGCATGATCGAGCTCAACAGCCTGCAGCTTCAACACAGACCTCCAGATGTGAATTTTCCTGTGCAGGTAAAACAGGAGCCACTCAGTCCTTCCCCCATCTGGCCACCCTCTCCTCTGCTTCTTCACCCTCCCTACTTCCCACCTCTCCACCACAGCCTTCTCCCATACCCCTTCTTCATGCCTGGTCCTATCATGCACCACCCCCCTGGTGGTTTCTACCCCAGAGAGGACCTCCGCTCCAGTCATGGCGCCCGTGAAGGAGCTCCTCGAAGTGGTACGAGCAGCGCTGAGAAGCTCGGTCTCAATGTTCACGTAGATGACAGCTACTATGTGGACGTTGGCGGAGACCAGAAGAGATGGAAGTGTCGAATGTGTGAGAAGTCCTACACATCCAAGTATAACCTGGTCACACACATCCTGGGTCACAACGGCATCAAGCCACATGGATGTCACCTGTGTGGGAAGCTATTTAAGCAGCTGAGCCACCTGCATACACACCTACTCACACACCAGGGAATGAGACCCCACAAGTGCCAGGTGTGCCACAAGGCCTTCACCCAGACCAGCCACCTGAAGAGACACATGATGCAGCACAGTGATGTGAAGCCATACAG CTGCAGTGTGTGCGGTCGAGGTTTCGCTTATCCCAGCGAGCTTCGAGCCCACGAGCTGAAGCATGAAAAAGGTCAGGAGAATGTATGTGTGGAGTGTGGTCTAGACTTCCCCACACTGGCACAGCTAAAGAGGCACCTGACCGTCCACCGAGGTCCCACATTGTACAG gtgtacAGAGTGCCAGAAGACTTTCCAGTATCCCAGTCAGCTTCAGAACCACATgatgaaacacaaagacatcagaCCGTACATCTGCAGTGAGTGTGGGATGGAGTTCATCCAGTCGCACCACCTGAAACAGCACACGCTCACTCATAAA GGGGTGAAGGAGCACAAGTGTCGCATCTGTGGTCGTGAATTCACCCTGTTGGCCAACATGAAGCGTCACGTCCTCATCCACACCAACATTCGGGCCTACCAGTGCCACATGTGCTTTAAGAGTTTCGTCCAGAAACAGACTCTGAAGGCTCACATGATCGTCCACTCGGACATCAAGCCCTATAAATGCAAG CTTTGTGGGAAAGAATTCAACAGGATGCACAACCTAATGGGCCACATGCATCTCCACTCAGACAGCAAACCCTTCAAATGCCTATACTGCCAGAGCAAGTTCACACTGAAGGGGAACCTCACCAGACACATGAAGGTTAAACATGGTGTCATGGACAGAGGCCTGGATGAGAGAC TATTCAGGCAAAGAGGGCGTTTCTGTCTGACCACCCCAATGGACCTCCTCACCCACTTCAGCCAAGAGGAACCGTTTGACCTCTCCCAGAAACCCCCGGGTCTGCCCAGCCTACGTCTCTCCCAGTCTGATGGTGAGAGCGTCCcgggaagctcctgtcaggaggaggaggatgaggagagtTTGTACAGAAGGAGCCAGTACAGCCCTGAAGTAGACCACCACGAGCCAGCAGGTGATCAGTACATCCCTGAGCTGGAGGAAAGAAGGCAGGGATCCCCTGGTGAACCGAGGGAAGGCAAGAGACAGAAACAGCAGAAGTACCAGGAAAGTTTAGAGGATGAGACGTTTGAGAGGGAGTCGGTAGCAGAAGGTCAATCTAAAGTTCCCAGATGTAACAAGGCGCAGCTATTGGAGTCCGAGACATCCTGTGAATCAGATGCAGAATTAGGTGAGCAGGTGTGTCGCCAAAAAATGGTCCGTAGACAGTCCTATGAATATGACTCAGAAGAAGAAGCACATCAGCAAGAGGTAGATGAACCAgagcagagaaaagaaaagttgGATAACTTTCACAAGGCCATCGATGTGGAAGAGACAAACAAATACGAGCGCATTGCTCAAAGAGTTTACAGGTCAAATGGTGAAGAAGACAAACATGAAGAAAAGTGA
- the znf366 gene encoding zinc finger protein 366 isoform X3 yields MEKDRVSISPRRSPSLREELRQTSQRSFYLSPAPLFIQPPKFSPARYPSISPTRDAYSAFSPPVFFPMLGPSYTLKEGSQKRKRTPLKVDGDEGGESPEKEAEEAEESSSKKTVDLSHIPFSLPPRPFPSPSPKPIPGMIELNSLQLQHRPPDVNFPVQVKQEPLSPSPIWPPSPLLLHPPYFPPLHHSLLPYPFFMPGPIMHHPPGGFYPREDLRSSHGAREGAPRSGTSSAEKLGLNVHVDDSYYVDVGGDQKRWKCRMCEKSYTSKYNLVTHILGHNGIKPHGCHLCGKLFKQLSHLHTHLLTHQGMRPHKCQVCHKAFTQTSHLKRHMMQHSDVKPYSCSVCGRGFAYPSELRAHELKHEKGQENVCVECGLDFPTLAQLKRHLTVHRGPTLYRCTECQKTFQYPSQLQNHMMKHKDIRPYICSECGMEFIQSHHLKQHTLTHKGVKEHKCRICGREFTLLANMKRHVLIHTNIRAYQCHMCFKSFVQKQTLKAHMIVHSDIKPYKCKLCGKEFNRMHNLMGHMHLHSDSKPFKCLYCQSKFTLKGNLTRHMKVKHGVMDRGLDERLFRQRGRFCLTTPMDLLTHFSQEEPFDLSQKPPGLPSLRLSQSDGESVPGSSCQEEEDEESLYRRSQYSPEVDHHEPAGDQYIPELEERRQGSPGEPREGKRQKQQKYQESLEDETFERESVAEGQSKVPRCNKAQLLESETSCESDAELGEQVCRQKMVRRQSYEYDSEEEAHQQEVDEPEQRKEKLDNFHKAIDVEETNKYERIAQRVYRSNGEEDKHEEK; encoded by the exons ATGGAAAAAGATAGAGTAAGCATCTCACCACGAAGAAGTCCTTCCCTCCGAGAAGAGCTAAGACAAACATCTCAGCGCAGCTTCTACCTAAGCCCAGCTCCACTCTTTATTCAGCCCCCCAAATTTTCTCCTGCTAGATATCCCAGCATATCACCCACCAGAGATGCCTACAGTGCATTTAGTCCACCCGTTTTCTTTCCCATGCTTGGCCCCAGTTACACCCTCAAAGAAGGATCCCAAAAACGCAAAAGGACTCCCTTAAAAGTAGATGGCGACGAGGGAGGTGAATCTCCTGAGAAGGAGGCAGAGGAGGCAGAAGAAAGCAGCAGTAAGAAGACAGTGGACCTGTCGCACATTCCCTTCTCCCTCCCACCTCGCCCTTTTCCCTCTCCATCTCCAAAACCCATCCCTGGCATGATCGAGCTCAACAGCCTGCAGCTTCAACACAGACCTCCAGATGTGAATTTTCCTGTGCAGGTAAAACAGGAGCCACTCAGTCCTTCCCCCATCTGGCCACCCTCTCCTCTGCTTCTTCACCCTCCCTACTTCCCACCTCTCCACCACAGCCTTCTCCCATACCCCTTCTTCATGCCTGGTCCTATCATGCACCACCCCCCTGGTGGTTTCTACCCCAGAGAGGACCTCCGCTCCAGTCATGGCGCCCGTGAAGGAGCTCCTCGAAGTGGTACGAGCAGCGCTGAGAAGCTCGGTCTCAATGTTCACGTAGATGACAGCTACTATGTGGACGTTGGCGGAGACCAGAAGAGATGGAAGTGTCGAATGTGTGAGAAGTCCTACACATCCAAGTATAACCTGGTCACACACATCCTGGGTCACAACGGCATCAAGCCACATGGATGTCACCTGTGTGGGAAGCTATTTAAGCAGCTGAGCCACCTGCATACACACCTACTCACACACCAGGGAATGAGACCCCACAAGTGCCAGGTGTGCCACAAGGCCTTCACCCAGACCAGCCACCTGAAGAGACACATGATGCAGCACAGTGATGTGAAGCCATACAG CTGCAGTGTGTGCGGTCGAGGTTTCGCTTATCCCAGCGAGCTTCGAGCCCACGAGCTGAAGCATGAAAAAGGTCAGGAGAATGTATGTGTGGAGTGTGGTCTAGACTTCCCCACACTGGCACAGCTAAAGAGGCACCTGACCGTCCACCGAGGTCCCACATTGTACAG gtgtacAGAGTGCCAGAAGACTTTCCAGTATCCCAGTCAGCTTCAGAACCACATgatgaaacacaaagacatcagaCCGTACATCTGCAGTGAGTGTGGGATGGAGTTCATCCAGTCGCACCACCTGAAACAGCACACGCTCACTCATAAA GGGGTGAAGGAGCACAAGTGTCGCATCTGTGGTCGTGAATTCACCCTGTTGGCCAACATGAAGCGTCACGTCCTCATCCACACCAACATTCGGGCCTACCAGTGCCACATGTGCTTTAAGAGTTTCGTCCAGAAACAGACTCTGAAGGCTCACATGATCGTCCACTCGGACATCAAGCCCTATAAATGCAAG CTTTGTGGGAAAGAATTCAACAGGATGCACAACCTAATGGGCCACATGCATCTCCACTCAGACAGCAAACCCTTCAAATGCCTATACTGCCAGAGCAAGTTCACACTGAAGGGGAACCTCACCAGACACATGAAGGTTAAACATGGTGTCATGGACAGAGGCCTGGATGAGAGAC TATTCAGGCAAAGAGGGCGTTTCTGTCTGACCACCCCAATGGACCTCCTCACCCACTTCAGCCAAGAGGAACCGTTTGACCTCTCCCAGAAACCCCCGGGTCTGCCCAGCCTACGTCTCTCCCAGTCTGATGGTGAGAGCGTCCcgggaagctcctgtcaggaggaggaggatgaggagagtTTGTACAGAAGGAGCCAGTACAGCCCTGAAGTAGACCACCACGAGCCAGCAGGTGATCAGTACATCCCTGAGCTGGAGGAAAGAAGGCAGGGATCCCCTGGTGAACCGAGGGAAGGCAAGAGACAGAAACAGCAGAAGTACCAGGAAAGTTTAGAGGATGAGACGTTTGAGAGGGAGTCGGTAGCAGAAGGTCAATCTAAAGTTCCCAGATGTAACAAGGCGCAGCTATTGGAGTCCGAGACATCCTGTGAATCAGATGCAGAATTAGGTGAGCAGGTGTGTCGCCAAAAAATGGTCCGTAGACAGTCCTATGAATATGACTCAGAAGAAGAAGCACATCAGCAAGAGGTAGATGAACCAgagcagagaaaagaaaagttgGATAACTTTCACAAGGCCATCGATGTGGAAGAGACAAACAAATACGAGCGCATTGCTCAAAGAGTTTACAGGTCAAATGGTGAAGAAGACAAACATGAAGAAAAGTGA